TTCCGCCATTGAGGCAGGGGAACTGCAACCCGGAGAACGTTTGCAGGAAACGCGGCTGGCGGAGCAGTTTGGCCTGAGCCGTACTCCCATCCGTGAAGCGCTGCACCGGCTGGAAACGCTGGGTCTTGCCGAACCCGGTCCGCAACGCGGGCTGATCATTGCGCATATCAGCTATGAACGTCTTCGCCAGTTGTTTGATGTGCGCGAAGGGCTGGAACGTCTGGCAATGGATCTGGCGGTTGCCGCCGCGTCGGAGGAAGAGATTGCGCTGTTGCAGGAGATGATCAACAAAGAAGCGACGCTTACCGACAGCAAAGCGCTGCACGATCATAACCGAATGTTCCACCGCCAGATTTACCGCGCCACGCACAATCCCTATCTGAACGAAATGCTGGATAATTTGCGCATCCATCTGTCGCTGTTGCGCGG
Above is a genomic segment from Kosakonia radicincitans DSM 16656 containing:
- a CDS encoding GntR family transcriptional regulator, with protein sequence MKSTGRDAGLTPFEILLSAIEAGELQPGERLQETRLAEQFGLSRTPIREALHRLETLGLAEPGPQRGLIIAHISYERLRQLFDVREGLERLAMDLAVAAASEEEIALLQEMINKEATLTDSKALHDHNRMFHRQIYRATHNPYLNEMLDNLRIHLSLLRGTTYELKERAEEAKREHQAIVDALARRDRLAAQEAACQHIRNGYRARLTILSQRER